A DNA window from Helianthus annuus cultivar XRQ/B chromosome 15, HanXRQr2.0-SUNRISE, whole genome shotgun sequence contains the following coding sequences:
- the LOC110910842 gene encoding protein DETOXIFICATION 40 isoform X1, with protein sequence MDSQTNEVHHPLLEPVQYCSTSDQSAASHGGCVELERVLNDTNTPLIKRLASASRIELNLLYKLAAPAVMVYLINNAMSISTRIFSGHLGNLELAAASLGNQGIQLFAYGLMLGMGSAVETLCGQAFGARKYDMLGVYLQRSAIVLLVTAIPITMIYVFSKPILISLGQSPSMASAASLFVYGLIPQVFAYAINFPIQKFLQAQSIVAPSAYISAGTLLVHLVLSWIMLYKLGLGLLGASLTLSLSWWIIVVGQFVYILMSHRCKATWTGFNSMAFGGLWEFVKLSSGSAVMLCLESWYFQILVLIAGLLENPELALDALSVCMGVNGLLFMVSVGFNAAASVRVGNELGAGNPKAAAFSVLTVTTVSFLIALVEAMIVLSARHVISYAFTGGETVANAVSDLCPLLAITIILNGIQPVLSGVAVGCGWQAYVAYVNVGCYYIVGIPLGFLLGFHFKLGVKGIWSGMIGGTGMQTFILLWSTFRTDWNKEVEKTNKRLDKWEANKETLLKE encoded by the exons ATGGACTCTCAAACAAATGAAGTTCATCATCCTCTCTTAGAACCTGTTCAATATTGCTCAACTTCTGATCAATCTGCCGCCAGCCATGGCGGTTGTGTGGAGCTGGAGAGGGTGCTTAACGATACCAACACACCATTGATCAAGCGGCTTGCATCGGCGTCCAGGATTGAGCTTAATCTACTGTATAAGCTGGCTGCACCCGCGGTGATGGTTTACTTGATCAACAACGCCATGTCTATCTCCACCAGAATCTTTTCTGGCCATCTTGGAAACCTCGAACTTGCGGCTGCCTCCCTCGGTAACCAAGGGATCCAACTCTTTGCATATGGCCTTATG CTCGGAATGGGGAGCGCAGTGGAGACGCTATGCGGTCAAGCATTTGGGGCACGAAAATACGACATGCTTGGAGTATACCTCCAAAGATCCGCAATTGTTCTCTTAGTAACAGCCATCCCGATCACTATGATTTACGTATTTTCTAAACCAATTTTAATTTCACTTGGCCAATCGCCATCAATGGCATCGGCCGCATCATTATTTGTGTATGGTCTCATTCCTCAAGTATTCGCGTATGCTATCAACTTTCCAATACAAAAGTTCCTTCAAGCTCAAAGTATTGTGGCTCCAAGTGCTTATATATCTGCTGGAACACTACTTGTGCACTTGGTACTTTCTTGGATCATGCTGTACAAGTTAGGGTTGGGCTTGCTAGGTGCTTCTTTGACCCTAAGTTTGTCATGGTGGATTATAGTTGTTGGTCAGTTTGTTTACATCTTGATGAGCCATAGATGCAAGGCCACATGGACCGGGTTCAACTCGATGGCGTTCGGTGGGCTATGGGAGTTTGTAAAGTTGTCGAGTGGGTCCGCGGTGATGTTATGTTTGGAGTCATGGTATTTTCAGATCTTGGTGTTGATTGCAGGGTTGCTCGAGAACCCTGAGCTAGCATTGGATGCACTTTCGGTCTG CATGGGTGTCAATGGGCTGTTATTCATGGTCTCAGTTGGGTTCAACGCAGCTGCTAG TGTTAGGGTTGGAAACGAGCTTGGAGCAGGAAACCCTAAAGCCGCAGCCTTTTCGGTGTTAACAGTTACTACGGTCTCATTTCTCATTGCGCTAGTCGAAGCAATGATTGTTTTGTCAGCGCGACATGTTATTAGCTACGCATTCACTGGTGGTGAAACCGTTGCAAATGCAGTTTCTGATCTTTGCCCGCTATTGGCCATCACCATCATTCTTAATGGCATACAACCCGTTTTATCAG GTGTGGCTGTCGGGTGTGGATGGCAAGCTTATGTGGCATACGTGAACGTCGGATGCTATTACATAGTAGGCATCCCCCTCGGGTTTCTTCTCGGCTTCCATTTCAAACTCGGAGTTAAG GGAATATGGTCGGGAATGATCGGAGGAACCGGGATGCAAACCTTCATTTTACTATGGTCAACATTTCGTACAGACTGGAATAAAGAG
- the LOC110910842 gene encoding protein DETOXIFICATION 40 isoform X2, producing MDSQTNEVHHPLLEPVQYCSTSDQSAASHGGCVELERVLNDTNTPLIKRLASASRIELNLLYKLAAPAVMVYLINNAMSISTRIFSGHLGNLELAAASLGNQGIQLFAYGLMLGMGSAVETLCGQAFGARKYDMLGVYLQRSAIVLLVTAIPITMIYVFSKPILISLGQSPSMASAASLFVYGLIPQVFAYAINFPIQKFLQAQSIVAPSAYISAGTLLVHLVLSWIMLYKLGLGLLGASLTLSLSWWIIVVGQFVYILMSHRCKATWTGFNSMAFGGLWEFVKLSSGSAVMLCLESWYFQILVLIAGLLENPELALDALSVCMGVNGLLFMVSVGFNAAASVRVGNELGAGNPKAAAFSVLTVTTVSFLIALVEAMIVLSARHVISYAFTGGETVANAVSDLCPLLAITIILNGIQPVLSGVAVGCGWQAYVAYVNVGCYYIVGIPLGFLLGFHFKLGVKGIWSGMIGGTGMQTFILLWSTFRTDWNKEVEKTNKRMDKWEANKETLLKE from the exons ATGGACTCTCAAACAAATGAAGTTCATCATCCTCTCTTAGAACCTGTTCAATATTGCTCAACTTCTGATCAATCTGCCGCCAGCCATGGCGGTTGTGTGGAGCTGGAGAGGGTGCTTAACGATACCAACACACCATTGATCAAGCGGCTTGCATCGGCGTCCAGGATTGAGCTTAATCTACTGTATAAGCTGGCTGCACCCGCGGTGATGGTTTACTTGATCAACAACGCCATGTCTATCTCCACCAGAATCTTTTCTGGCCATCTTGGAAACCTCGAACTTGCGGCTGCCTCCCTCGGTAACCAAGGGATCCAACTCTTTGCATATGGCCTTATG CTCGGAATGGGGAGCGCAGTGGAGACGCTATGCGGTCAAGCATTTGGGGCACGAAAATACGACATGCTTGGAGTATACCTCCAAAGATCCGCAATTGTTCTCTTAGTAACAGCCATCCCGATCACTATGATTTACGTATTTTCTAAACCAATTTTAATTTCACTTGGCCAATCGCCATCAATGGCATCGGCCGCATCATTATTTGTGTATGGTCTCATTCCTCAAGTATTCGCGTATGCTATCAACTTTCCAATACAAAAGTTCCTTCAAGCTCAAAGTATTGTGGCTCCAAGTGCTTATATATCTGCTGGAACACTACTTGTGCACTTGGTACTTTCTTGGATCATGCTGTACAAGTTAGGGTTGGGCTTGCTAGGTGCTTCTTTGACCCTAAGTTTGTCATGGTGGATTATAGTTGTTGGTCAGTTTGTTTACATCTTGATGAGCCATAGATGCAAGGCCACATGGACCGGGTTCAACTCGATGGCGTTCGGTGGGCTATGGGAGTTTGTAAAGTTGTCGAGTGGGTCCGCGGTGATGTTATGTTTGGAGTCATGGTATTTTCAGATCTTGGTGTTGATTGCAGGGTTGCTCGAGAACCCTGAGCTAGCATTGGATGCACTTTCGGTCTG CATGGGTGTCAATGGGCTGTTATTCATGGTCTCAGTTGGGTTCAACGCAGCTGCTAG TGTTAGGGTTGGAAACGAGCTTGGAGCAGGAAACCCTAAAGCCGCAGCCTTTTCGGTGTTAACAGTTACTACGGTCTCATTTCTCATTGCGCTAGTCGAAGCAATGATTGTTTTGTCAGCGCGACATGTTATTAGCTACGCATTCACTGGTGGTGAAACCGTTGCAAATGCAGTTTCTGATCTTTGCCCGCTATTGGCCATCACCATCATTCTTAATGGCATACAACCCGTTTTATCAG GTGTGGCTGTCGGGTGTGGATGGCAAGCTTATGTGGCATACGTGAACGTCGGATGCTATTACATAGTAGGCATCCCCCTCGGGTTTCTTCTCGGCTTCCATTTCAAACTCGGAGTTAAG GGAATATGGTCGGGAATGATCGGAGGAACCGGGATGCAAACCTTCATTTTACTATGGTCAACATTTCGTACAGACTGGAATAAAGAG GTTGAAAAAACTAACAAACGTATGGATAAgtgggaagcaaacaaagaaacCCTTTTGAAGGAATGA